The Pseudomonas sp. GD03919 region AGCCGGTGGCGCCGCGCAACCACAACGACCTGACCCGCGCGCTGGAGGTCGTCGAGCGATTGCAGCCGACGCAAGCGGTGCTGACCCATATCGGTCACAGTTTCGATGCCTGGCTGCTGGAGCATCCCGACGCCTTGCCGCCTGGTGTGACGCTGGCGCGCGATGGTCTGGTGCTGTGAGTCCGTATCGTCCGTAACCCTGAATTTCAGGCTAGCCTGGCCTGCCGTTACAGTGTCAGGCCTTCCGATTTTGTTTTCCGACAGCCAAGAGAACGCATGAACGCCCGCCGCATTACCCTGTTGCTGTGTACGGCCGAAACCCTGGGCATGGCCGGGTTTGCTCTGTTCGCCGCGCTGTTGCCGCAATTCCAGGCACTCTGGGGCTTGAGCAATACCGAGGCGGGCTGGATCGGCGGCGGCTTCTTTCTCGGCTATATGCTGGCGGTGCCGGTGCTCACCGGTCTGACCGACCGTTATGACGCCCGGCTGATCTACCTGTGGGCCATGCTGCTGACGGCTGTAGCCAGCGCCGGCTTCGTCTTCGCCGACGGTTTCTGGTCGGCGCTGCTCTGGCGCGTGCTGGCCGGCATCGGCCTGGCGGGCACCTACATGCCCGGGCTCAAGGCGCTGTCGGAGCGCATTGACGGCGCTTCGCAATCGCGTGCCATCGCCTTCTACACCGCCAGCTTCGGCCTCGGCACGGCGCTGTCCTTCACCCTGTCCGGTGAACTGGCCAAGCTCGGCGGCTGGCAGGTGCCGGCAATGCTCAGCGGCGCCTGCGCACTGCTGGCGTGGGCGTTGGTGTATTGGGGGCTGGCGCCGAAACCGGTGGCAGCACATGCACCGCGCAAGCTACTGGATCTGGCACCGCTGAAAAGCCGTGCGGTGTTGGCCTACTGCCTGGCCTACGCGATGCACAACCTGGAGTTGTTCGCCCTGCGCGCCTGGCTGGTGGCCTTCGTGGTGTTTTCTGGGCATTTTCAGGGCGTCGATCCCTGGCTGTCCGGTACCTGGGTGGCGATGCTGGCGACGCTGATCGGCATGCCGTCGAGCATTCTCGGCAATGAGCTGGCGCTGCGTTTCGGTCGGCAGCGCTGGTTGATTGGCGTGATGCTCGCTT contains the following coding sequences:
- a CDS encoding MFS transporter; translation: MNARRITLLLCTAETLGMAGFALFAALLPQFQALWGLSNTEAGWIGGGFFLGYMLAVPVLTGLTDRYDARLIYLWAMLLTAVASAGFVFADGFWSALLWRVLAGIGLAGTYMPGLKALSERIDGASQSRAIAFYTASFGLGTALSFTLSGELAKLGGWQVPAMLSGACALLAWALVYWGLAPKPVAAHAPRKLLDLAPLKSRAVLAYCLAYAMHNLELFALRAWLVAFVVFSGHFQGVDPWLSGTWVAMLATLIGMPSSILGNELALRFGRQRWLIGVMLASALLAALVGLGAALPFWLMLGLVLLYAVTVTADSASLTAGLVSVAPPSHRGAAMALYSCTGFTGAFLGPLLFGMTLDALGDQQLLGWWAAFALMGLLLTLGPLALWWAGRGQEGSTHP